In Fervidicoccaceae archaeon, the DNA window TACGGGACAAGGCCTCGAGAGAAGCCCTGAAGCCTAGCGCTCCAATTCCGCAAACGACGTACCCCTTCAGCTCTACCAGTTTAGTATTGACGCTGAGGCCTCTCTCATCGAATTTTTTGACAAGGCCTACGTCGTCCATATTACCCGACACATAAACGAGCGAGGGGCCTAGCTTCGTCAGAATATCTATGAGTTCTTCGTTGCACTCGACGTCTCCTGTCACTGTTATTAAGTCGAGCGGGAGCCCGCTGACGCGCTCGAGTAGAGCCTCGAGGGCCTCGTAGCTGCAGTGTATGTCCGACACGTGCAGAATCTTCAATCAATGCCTCCTCGCGGAAGTGGTGCGGGGGCGGGGATTTGAACCCCGGACGGCCTGCGCCAGCGGATGTCCCCCAAGCAACTTGAGTCCGCCCCCTTAGCCCAGGCTCGGGCACCCCCGCCTAGCCTTCTCTATCGGATGAAAGTTTTTTAAGCTTCTTTAGGCGGAGGAGCTGGTTCGAATCCGACGAACGAGCTCGGGTTAACTCATAAGCCCTGAGTGTGCTAATAAACTCGAGCTCGACGGGTGACGTTCGGAGCTGAACTAGGTGTGCCCTCCACGTCTACGGTCACAGACTGGGTCACTGCCGTGTCACAGTTGGTCTTCACGTTAGTATTTCTTATGCTGCTCTTCGGCTTTAATCAAAGGATCCAGGTCTACATGTGGTCAAGAAGCATTCGCTCAAAGCTGGCCGTACTCGAGGACCTGGCTCGAGATGGCAAGAGCAAAGTGATAGATTTCTTGAAAAGCTTGGGAGCCGATAGAGCGGAAGAGCTCACGAACAAGTTCATCGATTATTTCGTGATAGAGCCCGTCGATATCGAACCGATAGATATCATCAAGCGTCTCGATCACATACTGCGAGTCAGAGAGCTGAGACTCGAGGAAGTGATTAGAGAGCACCTGCGAGGTATCAACGAGAGCCTCAGGAGCTTGGCGTACTCGTCTCTCGAGATAGTCCTCGCACTGCATTTCATTTTCAAATACGTGAGGCATCTCCTCCTGACAGGACAAAAGACCAATAATTGGGTTCTCATCATGCAGCTCGAGATGTTGATGCCAACGATATTACGCCAAGCTCAGACCTACAGAAGGGCTCTCGACGTCTTCATGGAGGGTAAGCCTATAGGCGACGGCATAGGCCCATTAGTAGCGTTCAATCTAGTGAGATTCGCCGAGAGAAAAGAGCTTGTCAAGGACACGGTATTCTCCGAGGTGGAGCTCGAGGGCAGAAAGCTCTACGTTGTGAAAGCTAAGGGACCTGATAGCAACGTGGGTCATCCGGGTGAGGCCGTCGAGAAGCTAGTCAATATGCTTATTCAACAGAATCAGAGCATCGGAATGATAATCACAATCGACGCGGCGCTCAAGCTCGAGGGAGAAGAGACGGGGAGCATAGCCGAGGGCGTCGGAGCGGCGATAGGAGACCCGGGCCCCGAGAAGATCAGAATAGAGCGCGTCGCCGCTGCTCACAACATTCCGCTACACGCTATCGTGATCAAGATGAGCATGGAAGAGGCTGTGCTCGAGATTAGTAAGGAGATAGCTCAGGCGGCGCAATCGGTCACGGAGCGCGTTCGAGAGCTCGTCCGAAGATGTCAGCCGGGCTCCTCGGTAATAATCGTGGGAATAGGCAACACCATGGGAATAGTTTAACTTTAATGTGCTTCCCTGAGTTAATGATGACATTAGAGGATGGCACAAAGTGGAGTTAGCCTCGCTCCTCCAACTTGGGAACGAGCAGAGAGGTCTGTTGCCGCCGGCTTTCCAAAGCATCTTTATGTTGCTGATGCTTGCGTCGGTGCTTACGTTGATGTATTATTCCATGATGAAGAGAGCAGAAGTTCCTAAGGGGCTCGCGGCACGCAAGACTATAGTCGTGATCGGTTGCTCTAACTGTGACTATAACGAGTCGCGTGACTTCTCTCGCGGGGATTATATTGGAAAGGACCTAGGCCCCTGCCCCAAGTGTTCCAATGGTAGAGCATACGTGAAGCTCATGTACTCCGAACCAGTGGAGGAGAAGGATCGTCGCAAAGGCATAAAGGGGCCTCAGCGTGCCCAGACCTCGGGGGCTAGACCGGGGCCCGCCACCGCGGCTGTCACTTATTCGTTGGCGATCCCCGCTCCTAAGCTAGGCGAAGCGCTTCCCGAGAGGTAGACTTCTCATGAACAGAGCGTTCGAGAGCGCTCTCACCGTGAGAGACATCATGACCGTCGATGTTAAAACTGCTTCTCCCGACGCCAGAGTCTCTGACGTAGTTCGGATAATGATCGAGAACGAGATAGGTAGTGTTGTGATAGTAGGTGATAAGAGGGAGGTCTTAGGCATAATCACGGAGAGAGACCTCATCAGGCGTGTATTGGCGAGAGGCCTAGACCCCAAAGCAGTGAAGGCCGAGGAGATAATGAGCAGACCCGTTATTACGATAGAGCCCGACGCCTCTGTAGAGGAAGCGGCTAATTTGATGAAGGAGAAAGGAGTGGGACATCTGCCTGTAGTCGAGAGCGGCAGGCTCGTCGGCATAATAGCAGAGGGCGATATTTTGATGTTGGCACCTCAGTTCCTCGAGATCGTGCGCATCAGAGCGAAGAGGAGGAGGCGCGGCACTCTTTGAGAGGTTTAGGCCCGGTCTCCTCCTATATGTTTACGCGCTTCCCTACAGTCACCCCCGACGATACGCTTACGCGCATTAGAGCGCTCATGCGAGAGACAGGTTGGCGTATCGTGCCTGTCGTGAGCGACGCGAACTCGCTAAGACTTTTAGGAATCATCTATAGAGCCGACTTGCTCGTGGTGAGCTCGACGAGGAGCAACGCTAAGGCCAACAACGTGATGAACCCCCCCAAAATAACACTGAGACCACAGGATGAGGTTCTCGATGCACTAGATTTAATGCTGCGTTCAGACGAGTGGTATTCGCCCGTAGTATCGGAGAGGGAGAAGATCTCTGGAGTACTAGGACTGGAGTGCGTCAATTGCGCTGTAGTCGCTAGCAAGTCGCAAATACTCGAGAAGCCCGTGGAGCGCTATATGTCGAGGGACCTCATAGTTGTCGAGCCACGTGACGAGGTAGCTAAGGCGTGGAGATTGATGAGAGAGCACAGGTACTCCGGGCTCCCCGTGGTAAAGCCCAACGGTGAAATAGTGGGGGTGCTCACTCAATATGATCTGCTTAGAAGGGGTTCGGCCAGGCCTGTTATAGAATCTGAGTCCTCGCCCAGGAGGACGCTAGTGGGCTACTATATGAGCACACCACCCGTATGTGTACCGAGGGATTCGAGCATGCTAGAGGCCGCTAAGCTGATGTGCGAAAGAGACATTGGTAGGGTCTTCGTAGTGGACTTCAACAAGAAGTTAATCGGCGTGGTAGACAGAGAAGACGTCGCTAGATGCATTTTGGAACACTTCGTTAGCGAACATAAAGGCGCTCGCTCTCGGTGAGTAAGGCTATGGGGCTCCCGAGAAGGCCTCGTTTCGAGGCCCATAGATGGCTCCGTAGCAACGGCAAGCCCAGCTTCTCGAGTCGACTCCATGAAAAGATGCCCGAGCTGAAGCTTGTGACCTCAACTCCCCCGATCACGGGGACTCTCACCATGAAAATGATCGATGCGGCGAAGCGTATGTGCGAACATCGAGTTAGGAGCTTGGTATTAGTTGAGCGCGGCGGCAGATATGCGGGCATGCTCTTGGTAGACCACATCCTGAGTTTGTTAGGAGGAGGCGAGCTTTACGATGTCGTGGTCGGCGTACTGGGCAGCGACCTATATTCCACGGTCAATATCGCTGTGAGCGAAATAGCAGACTTAGATTACCCCTATCTCAGACTCGACGCGTCAATAGACGAAGTTCTACGCACATTGATAGAAAAAGACCTAAGCATAATCCCCATACTACGTAAAAAGAGCGAGGCCGTGTATGGTGTAGTTAGTGAGCACGATCTTGTGAGACCGCTTGCCGGGAGCGTCATTGGCATTAAGGTATCTGAAGTGATATCCCCGCTAATGACGCTGGAGGAGTCGGCGCCTCTTATCGAGGCAGTGAGAAAGATGACAAGGACGAGGCTCCGTAGGATATTCCTAGCGGACGCCTCCGGAAACATTACATCTATTCTCGAGGCAGATGCGGTTTGTTGCTACATTTCGTCTCGCGCGGCTTTCCGAGAGACAAAGAAAGGCTATATAGAGGAGCTCCTCATGATTGAGTCAGCGCGTCTCGCCAGCTCGTCTCGCATACGGACGGTGGATCCACGCGAAGACGTAGGAGCAGCTATCTCGAAAATTATCGAGGACAACGTAGGCGCGCTTCTCGTGATCGAGAACAGCAAGGCGGTGGGAGCTATCACAGCACGCGACGCTCTCTACGCCCTATTAAGTTGAGGTGAAAGTTTGGTCTCCAAAGTAAGCGAATATATGAGCTCTCCGGTGGTGGCCATAGCGCCCGGTGAGAGCCTGGCTCGCGCTAGAAATCTCATGTTGCGTTACAAGATAAATCGCGTCGTAGTAGAGGATCGAGGAAGGCCTTTAGGCGTCCTGACCTCCACGGACCTCGTCCGCGCTATGCTCAACCCGTCGCTGTCGCGCAAAGCATTCGACGAGATCCCGGCGAAGGCTGTCATGTCATCACCAGTTATCACGGTGAGCGAGAAGACGGATGTGAGATATGCGGCTAGGCTCATGTTGAAGAACAACGTAGGGACTCTCCCCGTAGTGGACCAAGAAGGGAAACTAGTCGGCATATTCACAAGGACCGACGCCGTTAAGGCTTACGCCGACGGCGAGGGCGAGGTGAAACAGGTTATCGAGGTGGCGGACCGCTCCCCCCCAACGGTCTCACCTTTCCATTCTATTTATAGGGTCCTTGAAGCGATGGAAGAGAAGCCCTACCACAAAGTTGTAGTCATTGAAGGGCGCAAGCCGCTTGGCGTGATAGCCAAGCGCGACGTCCTCTTTCTAGACCTCCGCTCGTTCACAAGCGGTCCGAGCTACCTCAAGCGCGAAACGCCACTAGAGAAGGGGCGCACCGGTGGACTCAGAATTTACCTAATCCCATTAGCGATCGATCTCATGAGCGAGAGCGTGATAACGGCCCTGCTCGACGAGGACACGAGAAATGCTTCTAGGAGAATGATCGAGAAAGGCGTGGGATGTCTGCCTATCGTTAAGGGAGAAGAACTAGTTGGACTATTTACGAAGCACGACGTGCTTAGACTCCTAGTCGCGAGTTAACTACGAGAAGCCGGGGCTCCTAAGATGCTGAGCCAACAACTGGCCAATAAAGCCTCCGTGAGGGTAGGAGAATTGGCTCGACATAGATTCCCCGTAGTAGATAAGGATCACAGCGTGAGCGAGGCTCTTCGGGCTATGCGGAGAAATCAGTCCGATGTGGTCCTCGTGGTTGAAGAGGGCAAACCCCTCGGCATCTTCGCAAGCGAGGTCCTGCTCGAGAAGCTCCTAACCGAAAGGACTAGGTTAGCGACAGTCTCAGGTCTACACGTGTCGAGTTTCGTAAGTAGCAACATCCACACTATAAGCGAGAGCGAAACCGTCACGATTGCGGCTAAAATTATGTTAGAGAAGAAGGCGATCTCGCTCTTAGTGAGCGGCGATCCTCTCAGACTCCTCAGCAGGAGGGATCTGGCTCGACTCTTCGTAGGAGTCACGGATATAACCGTTCGAGATCTTATGTCGCCGGCGATCTACATCGCGAGGTACGGCGAGAGGCTTGTGCACCTCAGACGGATCATGATAGAGAAGAGACTCGATACAGTCCCCGTCTATGGTCCAAGAGGGGAGCTAGTCGGCTTGATCAGCGTAGACGACATAGCTTGGGCTTTCGTGTTTTATCATGAGGAATTGCCCGAGAGGAGCAGGAAGAGGGCCAGGCGAGAGCTGCGAGTGGAAGATTGCCCGCTCGAGGGGCCCTTAACGGTCTCCCCGGAAGACCCTGCGAGCGAAGCCGCTAAGCTCTTAGTAGAACGCGGAGCACGAGGAGTGCTCGTAGTCGAGAGCTCGAAGCCCGTTGGGATCCTCGGTGTCGATGAGTTCGTCAAAGCGTTAGCTCTCTATGCGTGATGCTCCCCGAGATGTCGATATGTCAGCGGATCCCAAGAAGAGCTACCATCTCAAATTCGCGGTTGATGCTATGTTGGGTAATCTGGCAAGGTACTTGAGGATGCTAGGCTACGACACCGTCTACTCAACGAATTTAGAGGACGCCCAACTCTTGGAGCTCTGCCAAGCCGAGGGCAGAATACTAGTGACCGGCGACAGAGTCCTGGCGGCTACGGCTCGACGCATGGACTGCAAGGTCCTCCTTTTAGAGCCCGAGGACTCCGCGCGCCTCCCGAGAGCTTTGGGCAAAGTGGCTGAGGCTTTCTCGCTCAGGTTGAAGATTGACCCGGAGCACAGTAGATGCCCTCTTTGCAATTCTGTTCTTAGAAGAGCCGATATCGATGAAGTGAAAGCGGCCGGCTTGACTCCTGGGAAAGGAGCGTTGAAGTGCGATAATTGCGGCAATATCTATTGGGCCGGGGGACACTGGAGGACCATAAAAGCCGTGTTAGAAGAAGCCGAGAGACTTCAGAGAACGCCTGAGAGGGATCACTGAGCTTCTATCGTCGAGGGGGGTTTAGATGTCACAGCATATGCTACCATGGTTATCTCCGGTATCTCGCTTGTGAGCCTCACCGAGATCTTCTCTAAGACCTCATAGGGTAGTCTCGCCCAATCGGCCGTCATGCCGTCTTCGCTCTCGACAGCCCTTACGATGAGCACATAACCCTCTCTCCTGGAATCACCGGTTACGCCGACCCACCTGCTCTCCGTTAAAACGGGGAAAGCTTGCCACAGCTTATCGTAAAGGCCAGCTTTTTTGATTTCCTCATCTATTATCAACGACGCCTTCCTGACTATGCTTAGCTTCTCTCTAGTGACTTCGCCAATTATCCTGACCGCGAGGCCGGGCCCTGGGAAGGGATGTCTCCTCAAAATTTCCTCTGGAATGCCGATAGATCTGCCGATCTCCCTTACCTCGTCTTTGTAAAATTCTCTTAAGGGCTCGATCAGCTTCAAGCCTAGATCGCTAGGCAGACCCCCCACGTTGTGGTGCGTCTTTATCTTAGCCGAGTGAGGCCTTGAACCGCTCTCTACAATATCGGGGTAAGTCGTACCTTGAGCTAACCACTTTATGCTGGGGTCTCTCTCTATGATCTTCCTGAATACGTCAGCGAATAGCTTTCCGATGATTTTCCTCTTCTCCTCCGCGTCCGATACTCCCTCTAGAGACCTCACAAAGAGCTCGGACGCGTCGACGTAGAGGGGCTCTATCCCGACGCTTTTGAGGTTGTTAATGACCTCCTCGACTTCGCCCTCTCTCATCAGGCCGTGATTTACGAAGACAGCGACGAGCCTATCTCCCAAGGCTCTCTTGATGAGTACGGCCGTAACTGTCGAGTCCACGCCACCGCTCACGGCGCACAAGACTTTCCCATCGTCGCCTACGGTCTCGCGTATCTCTCTAATTATCCTCTCCACCATGTCGCCGGCTCTCCAGCTCCTCTCCGCGCCCGTGATCTGAAGGAAGTTGTCCAATATGGTCTTGCCTCTTCTGGTATG includes these proteins:
- a CDS encoding metallophosphoesterase family protein, producing MKILHVSDIHCSYEALEALLERVSGLPLDLITVTGDVECNEELIDILTKLGPSLVYVSGNMDDVGLVKKFDERGLSVNTKLVELKGYVVCGIGALGFRASLEALSRKLREYAGSLEGRLIVLSHFPPRAEKIDLALGRIHAGSKELRHFIEEFEPVVSMHGHIHEAPGSEFIGKTLAVNAGPLRYGYYALIDVEKRSAEILRLWERI
- a CDS encoding DUF1512 domain-containing protein; the encoded protein is MTFGAELGVPSTSTVTDWVTAVSQLVFTLVFLMLLFGFNQRIQVYMWSRSIRSKLAVLEDLARDGKSKVIDFLKSLGADRAEELTNKFIDYFVIEPVDIEPIDIIKRLDHILRVRELRLEEVIREHLRGINESLRSLAYSSLEIVLALHFIFKYVRHLLLTGQKTNNWVLIMQLEMLMPTILRQAQTYRRALDVFMEGKPIGDGIGPLVAFNLVRFAERKELVKDTVFSEVELEGRKLYVVKAKGPDSNVGHPGEAVEKLVNMLIQQNQSIGMIITIDAALKLEGEETGSIAEGVGAAIGDPGPEKIRIERVAAAHNIPLHAIVIKMSMEEAVLEISKEIAQAAQSVTERVRELVRRCQPGSSVIIVGIGNTMGIV
- a CDS encoding CBS domain-containing protein translates to MNRAFESALTVRDIMTVDVKTASPDARVSDVVRIMIENEIGSVVIVGDKREVLGIITERDLIRRVLARGLDPKAVKAEEIMSRPVITIEPDASVEEAANLMKEKGVGHLPVVESGRLVGIIAEGDILMLAPQFLEIVRIRAKRRRRGTL
- a CDS encoding CBS domain-containing protein codes for the protein MFTRFPTVTPDDTLTRIRALMRETGWRIVPVVSDANSLRLLGIIYRADLLVVSSTRSNAKANNVMNPPKITLRPQDEVLDALDLMLRSDEWYSPVVSEREKISGVLGLECVNCAVVASKSQILEKPVERYMSRDLIVVEPRDEVAKAWRLMREHRYSGLPVVKPNGEIVGVLTQYDLLRRGSARPVIESESSPRRTLVGYYMSTPPVCVPRDSSMLEAAKLMCERDIGRVFVVDFNKKLIGVVDREDVARCILEHFVSEHKGARSR
- a CDS encoding CBS domain-containing protein, translated to MSKAMGLPRRPRFEAHRWLRSNGKPSFSSRLHEKMPELKLVTSTPPITGTLTMKMIDAAKRMCEHRVRSLVLVERGGRYAGMLLVDHILSLLGGGELYDVVVGVLGSDLYSTVNIAVSEIADLDYPYLRLDASIDEVLRTLIEKDLSIIPILRKKSEAVYGVVSEHDLVRPLAGSVIGIKVSEVISPLMTLEESAPLIEAVRKMTRTRLRRIFLADASGNITSILEADAVCCYISSRAAFRETKKGYIEELLMIESARLASSSRIRTVDPREDVGAAISKIIEDNVGALLVIENSKAVGAITARDALYALLS
- a CDS encoding CBS domain-containing protein; translated protein: MSSPVVAIAPGESLARARNLMLRYKINRVVVEDRGRPLGVLTSTDLVRAMLNPSLSRKAFDEIPAKAVMSSPVITVSEKTDVRYAARLMLKNNVGTLPVVDQEGKLVGIFTRTDAVKAYADGEGEVKQVIEVADRSPPTVSPFHSIYRVLEAMEEKPYHKVVVIEGRKPLGVIAKRDVLFLDLRSFTSGPSYLKRETPLEKGRTGGLRIYLIPLAIDLMSESVITALLDEDTRNASRRMIEKGVGCLPIVKGEELVGLFTKHDVLRLLVAS
- a CDS encoding CBS domain-containing protein; amino-acid sequence: MLSQQLANKASVRVGELARHRFPVVDKDHSVSEALRAMRRNQSDVVLVVEEGKPLGIFASEVLLEKLLTERTRLATVSGLHVSSFVSSNIHTISESETVTIAAKIMLEKKAISLLVSGDPLRLLSRRDLARLFVGVTDITVRDLMSPAIYIARYGERLVHLRRIMIEKRLDTVPVYGPRGELVGLISVDDIAWAFVFYHEELPERSRKRARRELRVEDCPLEGPLTVSPEDPASEAAKLLVERGARGVLVVESSKPVGILGVDEFVKALALYA
- a CDS encoding Mut7-C RNAse domain-containing protein gives rise to the protein MSADPKKSYHLKFAVDAMLGNLARYLRMLGYDTVYSTNLEDAQLLELCQAEGRILVTGDRVLAATARRMDCKVLLLEPEDSARLPRALGKVAEAFSLRLKIDPEHSRCPLCNSVLRRADIDEVKAAGLTPGKGALKCDNCGNIYWAGGHWRTIKAVLEEAERLQRTPERDH
- the guaA gene encoding glutamine-hydrolyzing GMP synthase, whose amino-acid sequence is MDRRDKVLVVDFGGQYSHLIARRIRELGVYSEIVPLRDLSRELVEELKPKGIILSGGPSSVLEEDSPKAPGWILELGVPILGICYGHQLLAQMLGGSVARGRGEYGRTRVRLVAMDPLLKGLEEVEEVWMSHRDYVEKVPTNAGILAVSVDTGYVAAFRLKDRPVYGLQFHPEVSHTRRGKTILDNFLQITGAERSWRAGDMVERIIREIRETVGDDGKVLCAVSGGVDSTVTAVLIKRALGDRLVAVFVNHGLMREGEVEEVINNLKSVGIEPLYVDASELFVRSLEGVSDAEEKRKIIGKLFADVFRKIIERDPSIKWLAQGTTYPDIVESGSRPHSAKIKTHHNVGGLPSDLGLKLIEPLREFYKDEVREIGRSIGIPEEILRRHPFPGPGLAVRIIGEVTREKLSIVRKASLIIDEEIKKAGLYDKLWQAFPVLTESRWVGVTGDSRREGYVLIVRAVESEDGMTADWARLPYEVLEKISVRLTSEIPEITMVAYAVTSKPPSTIEAQ